Proteins encoded within one genomic window of Humulus lupulus chromosome 1, drHumLupu1.1, whole genome shotgun sequence:
- the LOC133834174 gene encoding uncharacterized protein LOC133834174, with protein sequence MGSIYTSLFSGWCFTNNNAWTDKGRIIIAWNPRVFSLDIKLCTTQLIHCVVQVPNRTGRFLVTFVYGYNVESFREQLWKDLQELASGITKPWMVIGDFNEILSLQDRIGKKSTTKISSNFLQCLQSCQLKDLKFSGCYYTWNNKQRAEEKVYSKIDRALVNSQWIDQFPNSEAVFLPEGIFDHSPILVHISFKIQLEKKPFRYFRMWKEAPGYEGKIQTSWNLPITGTPMFQVVSKLKRLKQVLVTINREGFSDIQQKEFKAGLILKYLQEQLQKDPFNDRLITQEQLAREQFLYCHKAYLSFLAQKAKVVWMVNGDENTHIFHASLKARRIQNRILSIKTETGVWVDSPTDIKKSFLGLLPKLVGDSHGTQENSISVNYEAWTSFKCSSYSDSHKRFFNSGG encoded by the coding sequence atgggtTCTATATATACAAGTTTGTTTTCTGGGTGGTGTTTCACTAATAATAATGCTTGGACTGATAAGGGTAGGATAATAATTGCTTGGAACCCAAGAGTTTTCTCTTTGGATATCAAGCTATGTACTACACAATTAATTCACTGTGTAGTACAGGTTCCAAATAGAACAGGCCGGTTTTTGGTCACCTTTGTGTATGGTTATAATGTTGAGTCCTTCAGGGAGCAGCTAtggaaggatttacaagaattgGCTAGTGGTATCACTAAACCTTGGATGGTGATAGGTGACTTCAACGAAATTCTCTCACTACAAGATAGAATAGGCAAAAAAAGTACCACTAAGATTTCAAGTAATTTTCTACAATGTCTGCAATCCTGTCAGTTGAAAGACTTGAAATTTTCAGGGTGCTATTATACTTGGAATAATAAACAGAGAGCAGAGGAGAAGGTGTATTCAAAGATTGATAGAGCTTTAGTTAATTCACAATGGATTGACCAATTTCCTAACTCAGAGGCTGTGTTCTTACCAGAAGGGATTTTTGACCATAGTCCGATTCTGGTTCATATTTCTTTCAAGATTCAGTTGGAGAAGAAGCCTTTTAGGTATTTTCGAATGTGGAAAGAAGCACCTGGTTATGAAGGTAAAATACAAACTAGTTGGAACTTACCAATTACTGGTACCCCAATGTTCCAAGTAGTATCTAAACTGAAAAGGTTGAAACAGGTGCTAGtgactataaatagagaaggattTTCGGACATTCAGCAGAAAGAATTTAAGGCGGGTCTAATATTGAAGTATCTTCAGGAACAATTGCAGAAGGACCCTTTCAATGACAGGTTGATTACTCAAGAGCAGCTAGCTAGAGAACAGTTTCTTTATTGCCATAAAGCTTACCTGAGTTTCTTAGCTCAGAAAGCTAAAGTTGTTTGGATGGTTAATGGTGATGAAAATACTCACATCTTTCATGCTTCTCTTAAGGCTAGGAGAATTCAGAATAGGATATTGTCTATTAAGACTGAGACAGGGGTTTGGGTAGATTCTCCTACTGATATAAAAAAAAGCTTTCTTGGATTATTACCAAAGCTTGTTGGGGACAGCCATGGTACACAGGAAAACAGTATCTCGGTCAATTATGAAGCTTGGACCAGTTTTAAATGCAGTTCATATTCAGACTCTCACAAGAGGTTTTTCAACTCAGGAGGTTAA